A region of Porites lutea chromosome 13, jaPorLute2.1, whole genome shotgun sequence DNA encodes the following proteins:
- the LOC140923372 gene encoding fibronectin type III domain-containing protein-like, which produces MSWIILFLSVSCFSTLTNGQQQSDPPKIFNFLTKDLVAPEDVKFGRKNALTLPCGASGNNLQWTWRHNDNITISNGDKFTVGEDGTLYGSYLESEQSGHYQCFVRDNATGIETFSRKIKVAVTVVGEFNDTEPKQVEQSVDLGDEFSYACPQHAPSYGVSYSWVGKSAGSDIQFKRNERRAITQSGHLFIMFVTEDDFTDLEGYVNQGISCKISGANRFDESGLLKLKKKNPDKKDPETPRAPSWKLEFMSAAKEEALEGKNKTFYCLAAGRPEPKITWKINTDGKWENLVNEKDKFEIADAFHGRLLNIISVKHKIHDQTKYRCEAENSQNVGNQTVYDMQLKVKVPPKWTAEPPPELLTIDVNGNGSLTCDVFADPSPSFIWYKNGRNLTKSTAHVRPNGNKLDFQNVSSQQDSGVYQCVAENPHGIIVSYTAVRVRAMAPSFETGFGPFYLFNGTEGRLTCNPEAAPRPSEYKWYKGTTLLTSSPPYRIEHGEFSTLIIDKVDENRDKGSYKCYAENSLGNATETATATVLERTIITVRPRNKEVQEGTRVDLSCKAKADPSLETELRYKWKKNKSDIEYNNRIQWLEEAKVLTIANIKAEEAGNYTCVAYTPDPKRSEDQASAVIDIVPVVTGIPDVIVGEAPIYKTVWFIALVIVIALLFIVLLIFELYTRHDAAKYPVEKREKKRGAFIEKEPLDDEKGAVTSAGRPEIPPPYQSKGSPQKSPKSDRDSLDEYEPKFQRNGTYGNKTKNAPEKTDNAVFDTYV; this is translated from the exons ATGTCGTggattattctttttctttcagtttcctGTTTCTCAACACTAACAAATG GTCAACAGCAATCAGATCCAcccaaaatttttaattttctaaccAAGGATTTAGTAGCTCCTGAAGATGTCAAGTTTGGAAGGAAAAATGCCTTGACATTGCCGTGTGGTGCTAGTGGAAATAACTTACAATGGACTTGGAGGCACAATGATAATATAACTATTTCTAACGGTGATAAATTCACCGTTGGTGAGGATGGAACCTTATATGGAAGTTACCTAGAAAGTGAGCAGAGTGGGCACTATCAGTGTTTTGTAAGAGACAATGCTACGGGCATTGAGACGTTCAGCAGAAAGATAAAAGTCGCTGTTACAG TTGTAGGGGAATTTAACGATACGGAACCTAAACAGGTGGAGCAGAGTGTTGACCTTGGGGACGAATTTAGTTATGCGTGTCCTCAGCACGCTCCCAGTTATGGTGTCAGCTACTCGTGGGTGGGGAAAAGCGCCGGTTCAGATATACAGTTCAAGAGGAACGAACGACGAGCCATCACACAGTCAGGTCATCTATTCATAATGTTTGTGACTGAGGACGACTTTACAGATTTGGAGGGATATGTTAATCAAGGAATCAGTTGTAAGATTTCTGGAGCTAACAGATTTGACGAATCTGgtcttttaaagttaaaaaagaaaaatccag ATAAAAAAGATCCAGAGACACCAAGAGCGCCTTCGTGGAAGTTGGAATTTATGTCTGCTGCTAAAGAAGAGGCTTtggagggaaaaaataaaactttctaTTGTCTTGCAGCCGGAAG ACCTGAGCCAAAAATAACCTGGAAAATTAACACAGATGGAAAATGGGAAAACCTTGTGAATGAAAAGGACAAGTTTGAGATTGCCGATGCTTTCCATGGAAGATTGCTTAACATTATATCTGTAAAACACAAAATACATGATCAAACCAAATACCGCTGTGAAGCAGAAAATTCTCAGAATGTTGGAAATCAGACAGTCTATGATATGCAACTTAAAGTGAAAG ttcccCCAAAGTGGACGGCAGAGCCTCCGCCAGAACTTTTAACAATTGATGTTAACGGCAATGGCAGTTTAACGTGCGATGTATTTGCAGATCCTTCGCCATCTTTTATCTGGTACAAAAATGGGAGGAACCTCACAAAATCAac TGCACATGTGAGACCGAATGGCAACAAGCTGGATTTTCAGAATGTGAGTTCTCAACAAGATAGTGGAGTTTATCAATGTGTGGCTGAGAATCCACATGGAATAATCGTTTCCTATACAGCTGTAAGAGTTCGAG CAATGGCACCATCTTTTGAGACCGGATTTGGTCCATTCTACTTGTTTAACGGCACTGAAGGGAGGCTGACGTGTAATCCAGAAGCAGCTCCACGGCCAAGTGAATATAAATGGTATAAAGGAACCACTCTACTGACGTCATCACCACCTTACAGAATAGAGCATGGGGAATTCAGCACATTGATAATTGACAAAGTTGACGAGAATCGAGACAAGGGATCATACAAATGTTATGCAGAAAACTCCTTGGGTAACGCGACGGAAACAGCAACAGCTACAGTTCTTG AGAGGACAATAATTACGGTTCGTCCAAGAAACAAAGAAGTACAAGAGGGAACTCGTGTTGACCTGAGTTGCAAGGCCAAGGCTGACCCGTCTCTTGAGACAGAGTTGAGATACAAATGGAAAAAGAATAAATCCGACATAGAGTACAATAACAGAATTCAATGGCTTGAAGAAGCGAAGGTTCTGACAATTGCTAACATTAAAGCTGAGGAAGCTGGTAATTATACTTGTGTGGCCTATACTCCTGATCCAAAAAGATCTGAAGATCAAGCATCTGCTGTTATTGATATCGTTCCAG TTGTTACAGGTATCCCAGATGTCATTGTTGGTGAGGCGCCGATATACAAGACTGTTTGGTTCATCGCCTTAGTGATTGTTATCGCTCTTCTGTTTATTGTGCTGCTAATATTTGAACTCTACACTCGACATGACGCCGCTAAATATCCTG TTGAAAAACGGGAGAAAAAACGTGGAGCTTTTATTGAAAAGGAACCGTTGGATGATGAAAAAGGTGCTGTCACCTCTGCAGG ACGACCTGAAATCCCGCCACCTTACCAAAGCAAGGGCTCACCGCAGAAGAGTCCAAAAAGCGACCGTGACAGTCTGGATGAGTATGAACCCAAATTTCAGAGAAATGGAACGTATGGTAACAAAACGAAAAATGCCCCGGAGAAAACGGACAATGCAGTTTTCGATACGTATGTTTGA